In Vigna radiata var. radiata cultivar VC1973A chromosome 3, Vradiata_ver6, whole genome shotgun sequence, the following proteins share a genomic window:
- the LOC106757053 gene encoding endoglucanase 1, translating into MQEEQEILAVCCWLGWVCSFYFGQFNMTFSLFSCLLFLLSVFSTLSHSLTPHSHHHPHSVTHNYRDALTKSILFFEGQRSGKLPSNQRMSWRRDSALSDGSAMNVDLVGGYYDAGDNVKFGFPMAFTTTMLSWSVIEFGGVMKGELQNAREAIRWGTDYLLKATAHPDTIYVQVGDAEKDHACWERPEDMDTPRSVFKVDKNNPGSDVAAETAAALAAASLAFKKTDPAYSKTLVRRAIRVFQFADKYRGSYSNGLKSVVCPFYCSYSGYQDELLWGAAWLHKATKNPMYLNYIKANGQTLGAADSDNTFGWDNKHVGARILLSKEFLVRKVQSLHDYKGHADNFICSVIPGSSSSRFTPGGLLFKMGDSNMQYVTSTSFILLAYAKYLTKAHVVVNCGGTTVTPKRLRAIAKKQVDYLLGENPLKMSYMVGYGPRFPRRIHHRGSSLPSIGVHPGKIQCSAGFSVMNSESPNPNTLVGAVVGGPDLNDRFPDERSDYEQSEPATYINAPLVGSLAYLAHSSGQL; encoded by the exons ATGCAAGAGGAGCAAGAGATACTTGCAGTTTGTTGTTGGTTGGGTTGGGTCTGCTCATTTTACTTTGGGCAGTTCAATAtgactttttctctcttttcttgtctccttttccttctttctgTCTTTTCCACCCTTTCTCACTCCCTCACTCCCCATTCCCACCACCACCCTCACTCTGTCACACACAACTACAGAGATGCTCTCACAAAATCCATCCTTTTTTTTGAGGGTCAGAGGTCAGGGAAGCTCCCTTCTAACCAGAGGATGTCTTGGAGGAGGGACTCTGCTCTATCTGATGGCTCCGCCATGAAT GTTGATTTGGTTGGAGGGTATTACGATGCTGGGGACAATGTCAAGTTTGGTTTTCCCATGGCCTTCACCACCACCATGCTTTCTTGGAGTGTTATTGAGTTTGGTGGGGTGATGAAAGGTGAGTTGCAGAATGCCAGAGAGGCCATTCGTTGGGGCACAGATTATCTTCTTAAAGCTACTGCACATCCAGACACCATTTATGTCCAG GTGGGAGATGCTGAGAAGGACCACGCTTGTTGGGAGAGACCCGAGGACATGGACACCCCAAGAAGTGTTTTTAAAGTAGATAAAAACAACCCTGGTTCGGATGTGGCTGCAGAAACTGCTGCGGCTCTTGCAGCTGCTTCTCTGGCTTTCAAGAAAACTGACCCAGCCTATTCCAAAACTTTGGTTAGGAGGGCTATTCGT GTTTTCCAGTTTGCTGATAAATACAGGGGATCCTACAGCAATGGCTTGAAGTCCGTTGTGTGCCCCTTTTATTGCTCCTACTCTGGTTATCAG GATGAGCTGTTGTGGGGAGCTGCTTGGCTTCACAAGGCTACTAAGAACCCAATGTACCTAAACTACATTAAAGCAAATGGACAGACCCTTGGGGCTGCAGATTCTGACAATACCTTTGGATGGGATAACAAGCATGTTGGAGCAAGGATACTGCTTTCCAAG GAATTTCTTGTTCGGAAGGTGCAATCCCTGCATGACTACAAGGGGCATGCAGACAATTTTATCTGTTCTGTTATCCCCGGTTCCTCCTCTTCTCGATTCACCCCAG GTGGACTTCTGTTCAAGATGGGTGATAGCAATATGCAGTACGTGACTTCCACCTCCTTCATACTCTTAGCTTATGCTAAGTATTTAACCAAAGCCCATGTGGTTGTGAACTGCGGTGGAACCACAGTGACCCCAAAAAGACTACGTGCTATAGCCAAAAAACAG GTGGATTATCTGTTAGGAGAGAACCCCTTGAAGATGTCCTACATGGTGGGGTATGGTCCACGGTTTCCGCGAAGGATACACCACAGGGGCTCATCGCTGCCGTCCATTGGTGTTCACCCTGGCAAGATCCAATGCTCGGCAGGGTTCAGTGTGATGAATTCAGAATCACCCAATCCCAACACTCTAGTGGGTGCCGTTGTTGGAGGACCAGATCTGAATGATCGGTTCCCTGATGAACGGTCAGATTACGAGCAATCAGAACCTGCTACTTATATCAACGCACCTCTTGTGGGATCACTTGCTTATCTCGCACACTCTTCTGGCCAACTCTAG